In one Paenibacillus sp. JQZ6Y-1 genomic region, the following are encoded:
- the aroA gene encoding 3-phosphoshikimate 1-carboxyvinyltransferase, protein MDVIVTPTPELKGEIGALSSKNYTTRYLLVAALADGTSTIHFPAHSEDSDAMRRCIRDLGAVLEEDEQKIVITGFGSKPRDVKELNVGNAGAVLRFLMAIAALCPEVTFVNTYPDSLGKRPHDDLIESLGQLGVEVEHQNGRLPITIRGGQPKGGKITVSGSVSSQYLSALLFLTPLLEEDSEITVLHDLKSKVVVGQTLEVLAQAGIVIEASDDLMHYRVRGRQQYKAQEYIVQGDYPGSAAVLAAAAVTNSDVIIHRLPVESKQGEKAVVDVLQMMQVPLTHDNDIVHVKGNATLKAVEFDGDAATDAVLAMVAAAVFAEGTSRFYNVENLRYKECDRITDYLNELRKAGANVEERQAEIIVHGRPEGVEGGVTIDAHYDHRVIMALSIVGLRAKAPIRIQDAHHVAKSYPQYFDHIAALGAKVEWV, encoded by the coding sequence ATGGATGTTATCGTTACCCCTACCCCGGAATTAAAAGGGGAAATTGGAGCATTATCTTCCAAAAACTACACGACACGCTACCTGCTCGTCGCTGCACTGGCTGACGGTACAAGTACAATTCATTTCCCAGCACATAGCGAGGATAGCGATGCAATGCGTCGTTGTATCCGCGATCTAGGCGCTGTACTGGAAGAGGATGAGCAGAAAATTGTTATTACCGGATTTGGCAGCAAGCCCCGTGATGTAAAAGAACTGAATGTAGGCAATGCAGGAGCAGTACTTCGTTTTCTGATGGCGATTGCTGCCTTGTGTCCAGAGGTGACATTTGTAAATACATACCCAGATTCGCTGGGTAAACGTCCGCATGACGATCTGATTGAATCGCTTGGTCAACTGGGTGTCGAGGTGGAGCACCAGAATGGTCGTCTGCCGATTACGATCCGTGGTGGACAGCCGAAGGGCGGCAAGATCACGGTATCTGGTAGTGTCAGTTCCCAGTACCTGAGCGCGCTGCTGTTCCTGACTCCGCTGCTAGAAGAAGACAGTGAGATTACCGTTCTGCACGATCTAAAATCCAAAGTTGTTGTCGGTCAAACGCTAGAGGTTCTAGCACAGGCAGGCATCGTAATCGAAGCGAGCGACGATCTGATGCACTATCGTGTACGTGGTCGCCAGCAGTATAAGGCGCAGGAATACATTGTTCAAGGCGACTACCCGGGTTCGGCTGCCGTGCTGGCTGCTGCTGCTGTAACGAACTCTGACGTGATTATTCACCGTCTGCCAGTAGAGAGCAAGCAGGGCGAGAAGGCGGTTGTCGACGTTTTGCAAATGATGCAGGTTCCGCTGACGCATGACAATGACATCGTACACGTAAAAGGCAATGCAACGCTAAAAGCGGTAGAATTTGACGGTGATGCTGCAACGGATGCGGTACTGGCTATGGTCGCTGCCGCTGTTTTCGCAGAAGGTACATCCCGTTTCTATAATGTAGAAAACCTACGTTACAAAGAATGCGACCGAATTACGGACTACCTGAACGAGCTGCGCAAAGCAGGGGCAAATGTGGAGGAGCGTCAAGCAGAGATCATCGTGCACGGTCGTCCAGAAGGCGTCGAAGGCGGCGTAACGATTGATGCGCATTATGATCATCGAGTGATTATGGCGCTGTCGATTGTCGGTCTGCGTGCCAAAGCGCCGATTCGTATTCAAGATGCTCATCACGTCGCCAAATCGTATCCGCAGTACTTTGATCATATCGCTGCGCTTGGCGCAAAGGTAGAATGGGTATAG
- a CDS encoding rhodanese-like domain-containing protein — translation MSRETQITTEELRQRIAAGDKFQLIDVREVEEVNQGMIEGAQHIPMGQIPSRLDEISSDTEVVLICRSGYRSERVREYLSENGYDNCLNMSGGMIEWVEGE, via the coding sequence ATGTCCAGAGAAACGCAGATTACGACAGAAGAACTTCGTCAACGCATTGCAGCTGGTGACAAGTTCCAGCTGATCGATGTTCGTGAGGTTGAAGAAGTGAATCAAGGCATGATCGAAGGTGCACAGCATATTCCGATGGGTCAGATTCCATCACGTTTGGACGAAATCAGCTCTGATACCGAAGTAGTGCTCATCTGCCGTAGCGGTTATCGCAGCGAGCGCGTACGCGAATATTTGAGTGAGAATGGCTATGATAACTGCTTGAATATGTCAGGCGGTATGATTGAATGGGTGGAGGGCGAATAA
- a CDS encoding DUF2262 domain-containing protein: MDEQQQHKPEGIQQFEAAFAPEVLDVIVLIGSTGFTRSCMFDEEYWTGVIGLNGWRLHDQDQIQTGSFTLLVKDEVQVLDRYAEQIQSDRLYRLKVRRNGNRFLLVEWLAEIDPFEDPGLESMLQEQMEHVSLQDARLGTLTLNRMVQTFDTELNWLGQPVRISIEQSEGESLQQQLQIAYHLLDQAPQWDERIRTFAAKQLTELKNDSWLEEDEQPLTEAAFAKRLQLDDITITPNGYSFWFHDNGLFWGHVVYVDGTTEEGPNHAQIAG, encoded by the coding sequence ATGGATGAGCAACAACAGCACAAGCCAGAGGGAATTCAGCAGTTTGAAGCCGCCTTTGCTCCTGAGGTACTGGATGTAATTGTGCTGATTGGCAGTACCGGCTTCACGCGTAGCTGTATGTTTGATGAAGAGTACTGGACGGGCGTGATCGGTCTAAACGGTTGGCGTTTGCATGATCAGGATCAGATACAGACTGGATCGTTCACCTTGCTGGTCAAGGATGAGGTGCAGGTACTGGATCGTTATGCAGAGCAGATCCAATCAGATCGTTTATATCGTCTCAAAGTGCGGCGTAACGGCAACCGATTTTTGCTTGTCGAATGGTTAGCGGAGATTGACCCGTTTGAAGATCCAGGTCTGGAATCGATGCTGCAAGAGCAGATGGAGCATGTGTCTTTGCAGGATGCGCGTTTGGGTACATTGACGCTGAATCGAATGGTGCAAACCTTTGACACTGAGTTGAATTGGCTGGGGCAACCAGTACGGATCAGCATCGAACAGAGTGAAGGAGAATCCTTGCAGCAGCAGTTGCAAATCGCCTATCACTTGCTGGATCAGGCGCCGCAGTGGGATGAACGTATTCGTACCTTTGCAGCCAAACAACTGACAGAACTCAAAAATGACAGCTGGTTAGAGGAAGACGAGCAGCCGCTCACAGAAGCAGCGTTCGCCAAGCGTCTACAGTTGGACGATATTACGATTACGCCGAATGGCTATTCCTTCTGGTTTCACGATAATGGTCTATTCTGGGGTCATGTGGTTTATGTAGATGGTACAACTGAAGAGGGACCGAATCACGCGCAAATTGCGGGTTAA
- a CDS encoding shikimate kinase: protein MLKEVCTLHQESEIQHANIILVGMMGTGKTTVGTLLADRLDYPLVDMDTVIAEKEGMSVQEIFRIHGEAYFRDLESRVLEEVLHQTGQIVSTGGGCVLREGNRTIMLDKGLVVALTADVDHIVNRVAGDENRPLLAGDTRERVRTIMEERKEVYQFAHVTVDTSLLTPDEVTSQVLARYRVQAS from the coding sequence ATGCTGAAAGAGGTGTGCACATTGCATCAGGAAAGTGAAATTCAGCATGCCAACATCATTCTCGTCGGCATGATGGGAACAGGTAAGACAACCGTCGGCACGCTACTGGCAGATCGGCTAGACTATCCACTGGTTGATATGGATACGGTCATTGCTGAAAAGGAAGGAATGTCTGTACAGGAAATTTTCCGTATTCATGGCGAAGCCTATTTCCGCGATTTGGAAAGCCGTGTATTGGAAGAAGTGCTGCACCAAACGGGACAGATCGTTTCCACCGGAGGCGGCTGCGTACTGCGTGAAGGTAACCGTACGATCATGCTGGACAAAGGACTGGTCGTCGCATTGACTGCCGATGTAGATCATATCGTAAATCGTGTTGCCGGAGACGAGAATCGTCCATTGCTGGCTGGGGATACACGTGAACGGGTACGTACCATCATGGAAGAACGCAAAGAGGTGTATCAATTCGCACATGTTACCGTGGATACTTCGCTACTGACCCCAGATGAAGTCACTTCGCAGGTTTTAGCACGTTACCGCGTTCAAGCTTCTTAG
- the gndA gene encoding NADP-dependent phosphogluconate dehydrogenase — MSKQQIGVVGLAVMGKNLALNIESKGFSVAVFNRSPQKTHDLLEEAKGKNLVGTFSIEEFVQSLEVPRKILIMVQAGPATDATIEQLVPHLDQGDIIIDGGNAHFPDTQRRSKELEDKGFRFIGAGVSGGEEGALKGPAIMPGGQESAYKLVEPILTSISAHVEGDPCCTYIGPDGAGHYVKMVHNGIEYGDMQLIGEAYNLLTSVLGADTKELHSIFDEWNKGELDSYLIEITTDIFTKYDEETGKPMVDVILDAAGQKGTGKWTSQSALDLGVPLSMITESVFARFLSAIKEERVAASKILSGPKTEAFSGDKAEFIEAIRKALYASKIVSYAQGFAQMRAASDEYGWDLKYGNIAMIFRGGCIIRSRFLQNIKDAYDKDGGLKNLLLDDYFKNIVENYQDAWREVVATAVKYGIPVPGFSSALAYFDSYRTERLPANLLQAQRDYFGAHTFKRVDKEGTFHYEWMN; from the coding sequence ATGTCCAAACAACAAATTGGCGTCGTTGGTCTTGCCGTAATGGGTAAGAACCTGGCTCTTAACATCGAAAGCAAAGGGTTTAGCGTAGCTGTATTTAACCGCTCCCCACAAAAAACGCACGATCTGCTGGAAGAAGCCAAAGGCAAAAATCTGGTCGGCACCTTCTCGATTGAGGAATTCGTACAATCGCTGGAAGTTCCGCGCAAAATCCTGATCATGGTTCAGGCAGGCCCGGCAACTGATGCTACAATCGAGCAACTGGTTCCACATCTGGATCAAGGCGATATTATTATCGATGGCGGTAACGCGCATTTCCCTGATACACAGCGCCGCAGCAAAGAACTGGAAGACAAAGGTTTCCGCTTTATCGGTGCCGGAGTATCCGGTGGCGAAGAAGGCGCCCTGAAAGGTCCAGCAATTATGCCGGGCGGACAGGAAAGTGCCTACAAGCTGGTTGAACCAATTCTGACTTCCATCTCTGCACATGTAGAGGGTGATCCGTGCTGTACATATATCGGACCGGACGGTGCAGGCCACTATGTAAAAATGGTTCACAACGGTATCGAGTATGGCGACATGCAGCTGATCGGCGAAGCATATAATCTGCTCACATCCGTATTGGGTGCAGACACTAAAGAACTGCATTCCATTTTCGATGAGTGGAACAAAGGCGAGCTGGACAGCTACCTGATTGAAATTACAACTGATATCTTTACCAAATATGACGAAGAAACTGGCAAACCGATGGTTGATGTAATCCTCGATGCTGCTGGTCAAAAAGGTACAGGTAAATGGACGAGCCAAAGTGCACTGGATCTCGGCGTGCCACTGTCCATGATTACCGAATCTGTATTTGCACGCTTCCTGTCCGCGATCAAAGAAGAACGCGTAGCAGCAAGCAAAATCCTGAGCGGTCCAAAAACCGAAGCGTTCTCTGGCGACAAAGCCGAGTTCATCGAAGCGATCCGCAAAGCACTGTACGCATCCAAAATCGTATCGTATGCACAAGGCTTCGCTCAAATGCGCGCCGCGTCCGACGAATACGGCTGGGATCTGAAATACGGCAACATCGCTATGATCTTCCGCGGCGGTTGCATCATTCGTTCCCGCTTCCTGCAAAACATCAAAGACGCATACGACAAAGACGGCGGCCTGAAAAACCTGCTGCTTGACGACTACTTCAAAAACATCGTCGAAAACTACCAAGACGCATGGCGTGAAGTCGTTGCGACTGCTGTAAAATACGGTATCCCAGTTCCAGGCTTCTCCAGCGCACTGGCATACTTCGACAGCTACCGCACCGAGCGCCTGCCAGCTAACCTGCTGCAAGCACAACGCGACTACTTCGGCGCCCACACCTTCAAACGCGTGGACAAAGAAGGCACATTCCACTACGAGTGGATGAACTAA
- a CDS encoding YktB family protein, whose protein sequence is MKQTTEHTFPGFTAKDFDVFSIDGLEPRMEALIERVRPKLTTLGEQLQPHLSTLCGEEMFVHVAKHARRTVNPPKDTWVAWAANKRGYKALPHFEVGMFGSHVFVVFAIIYESPRKVDFGRAMTEHLNKVKHAVPDHFYWSPDHMSPQGTPQSELSDQALLDMAERLQQVKKSEIICGLRLDKDDPLLQDGETFVKTVEDTFEQLLPLYKMAFA, encoded by the coding sequence ATGAAGCAAACGACAGAACATACATTTCCCGGCTTTACCGCCAAAGACTTTGACGTATTTTCCATCGACGGTCTGGAACCTCGCATGGAAGCATTGATTGAGCGTGTACGTCCCAAGCTGACTACGCTTGGTGAACAGCTGCAACCGCATCTATCCACGCTATGTGGCGAAGAAATGTTCGTACACGTCGCCAAACATGCAAGACGCACCGTGAATCCACCTAAGGACACTTGGGTCGCATGGGCAGCGAATAAACGCGGCTACAAAGCCCTTCCCCATTTTGAAGTCGGCATGTTCGGTAGCCATGTGTTTGTCGTATTTGCCATTATATATGAAAGCCCGCGCAAAGTAGATTTTGGTCGCGCGATGACAGAACATTTGAACAAAGTAAAACATGCTGTACCCGATCATTTCTATTGGTCGCCAGATCATATGTCGCCGCAGGGTACCCCTCAATCGGAGCTGTCCGATCAGGCACTGCTAGATATGGCTGAACGCTTACAGCAGGTAAAAAAATCCGAAATCATCTGTGGGCTGCGACTCGATAAGGACGATCCATTGTTACAGGACGGCGAGACATTCGTCAAAACCGTCGAAGATACATTTGAACAGCTACTTCCATTATACAAGATGGCGTTTGCCTGA
- a CDS encoding MFS transporter: MSSISYETAQQSASRRQRNRLLFVYLWLLIFFVEFVKGGLLVTLLPLYMGHRLGLPAFAIGIAFACQYVGDNALRSPAGWLAERLGFRMVMTLGMLLILGAVIVMSTVQQQGWLIVACAAMGIGSAPLWPCVMSKITDISSETGNYGTHMSIIEIASLGGAGLGPVVMNALNGDSYVFSFGILLLCMIIVVVVALFLPGRRHSSNTHLHTSEVKGEEGEDSVSSASRTGNATATSAHNDAAASLPERQSGESKLHYYIQLLRSLRIHPLLYPALFMQSFALGVLTPIITLYVVSELGLTPAYFNALLIGGGAITVLGLIPAGRLIDKVGSKFFLRIGFLMAASALIGLASTMQLFWIWVFVLCAGFSYAMILPAWNSLLANLVPAKEKGAVWGLFLTLQGSGLVIGPIISGKLWDSISPQAPFYVSASAMLLLFIIHYIMIRQRPDIR, encoded by the coding sequence ATGTCCTCCATTTCATATGAGACTGCACAACAATCTGCATCCAGACGCCAGCGCAATCGGCTACTGTTTGTGTATTTGTGGCTGCTTATTTTTTTTGTAGAATTTGTAAAAGGCGGATTGCTTGTTACGTTGCTGCCACTGTATATGGGACATCGGCTTGGATTACCGGCGTTTGCAATCGGTATCGCTTTTGCCTGTCAGTATGTAGGGGATAATGCACTACGTAGTCCGGCAGGATGGCTGGCGGAACGGCTGGGCTTCCGTATGGTGATGACACTGGGGATGCTGCTTATTCTGGGCGCAGTTATCGTGATGTCTACGGTGCAGCAGCAGGGCTGGCTGATTGTAGCCTGTGCCGCCATGGGCATCGGCAGTGCACCGCTCTGGCCATGCGTCATGTCCAAAATCACTGATATTTCGAGTGAGACCGGCAATTATGGTACACATATGAGTATTATTGAGATCGCTTCGCTGGGAGGAGCGGGCTTAGGACCGGTCGTGATGAATGCGTTGAATGGCGACTCCTATGTATTCTCATTCGGCATTTTGTTGCTCTGTATGATTATCGTCGTAGTCGTGGCACTATTTTTACCGGGACGTCGTCATAGCAGCAATACTCACCTTCACACTTCGGAAGTGAAAGGAGAAGAGGGAGAGGATTCCGTGTCGTCTGCGTCTCGGACTGGGAATGCTACAGCCACTTCGGCTCACAACGATGCAGCAGCATCTTTACCGGAGCGTCAATCAGGAGAAAGCAAGCTTCATTATTATATACAGCTGCTGCGCTCACTGCGTATTCATCCGCTCCTATATCCGGCGCTGTTTATGCAGTCCTTTGCACTTGGCGTCTTGACGCCGATCATTACGTTATATGTAGTGAGCGAGCTGGGATTAACACCTGCGTATTTCAACGCTCTATTAATCGGTGGTGGTGCGATAACGGTGCTGGGCTTGATTCCGGCAGGGCGGCTGATTGATAAGGTCGGTAGTAAGTTCTTTTTGCGTATCGGCTTTTTGATGGCAGCGTCGGCATTGATCGGATTGGCATCGACCATGCAGCTGTTCTGGATCTGGGTTTTTGTTCTATGTGCTGGATTCAGCTATGCGATGATTTTGCCAGCATGGAATTCGCTACTTGCCAATCTCGTTCCGGCGAAGGAAAAAGGAGCGGTGTGGGGACTATTTCTAACCTTACAAGGTTCTGGACTCGTTATCGGACCGATTATATCTGGCAAGCTGTGGGACAGCATCAGTCCACAGGCGCCATTTTATGTGAGTGCTAGTGCAATGCTGCTGCTGTTTATCATTCATTATATTATGATCCGGCAACGCCCCGATATTCGCTAA
- a CDS encoding aminotransferase class I/II-fold pyridoxal phosphate-dependent enzyme, which translates to MDHTQTPLFTALKQHAASNPVQFHIPGHKKGLGSDQEFREFIGDNALSIDLINIAPLDDLHQPMGVIERAQKLAADAFGSDYTYFSVQGTSSAIMTMIMTVCTPGDKIIVPRNVHKSIMAAIIFAGAKPIFVSPVRDENLGIDHGITTSSVRRALDRHPDAKGVLVINPTYFGVCADLKEIVELAHSRGVPVLVDEAHGVLIHFHEKLPVSAMAAGADMAATSVHKLGGSMTQSSVLNVNVKNGHVNPQRVQTIISMLTTTSTSYILLASLDTSRRNLALNGHEIAERAIALAQKTRRRINEIEGLYCFGEELLGGEATFNYDQTKLTIHIRHLGITGYDAENWLRDHFNLEIEMSDMYNILCLVTPGDTEDSVETLVQALTAMSAEFHGSGREIKELVVKIPEIPLLAITPRDAFYGDTETIPLAEAAERIIAEFIYVYPPGIPILLPGEVISQENIDYITDHVKVGLPVKGPEDRTVRNVKVIVEADAII; encoded by the coding sequence ATGGATCACACGCAAACCCCGCTTTTCACTGCTCTCAAGCAGCATGCGGCCAGCAATCCCGTTCAATTTCACATTCCGGGACATAAAAAAGGACTCGGCAGTGATCAGGAGTTCCGAGAGTTTATTGGCGACAATGCCCTTTCCATAGATCTGATCAACATTGCGCCGCTTGACGATCTTCATCAGCCGATGGGGGTTATTGAGAGGGCGCAGAAGCTCGCAGCTGACGCGTTCGGCTCCGACTATACCTACTTCTCTGTGCAGGGAACAAGCAGTGCGATTATGACGATGATCATGACGGTATGCACGCCGGGCGATAAAATTATCGTACCGCGTAACGTGCACAAATCGATCATGGCAGCGATTATTTTCGCCGGCGCCAAACCGATTTTCGTTTCGCCAGTGCGTGACGAAAATCTCGGAATCGACCACGGCATTACGACCTCATCGGTCCGCCGTGCACTGGATCGCCATCCTGACGCCAAAGGCGTACTGGTGATCAATCCGACGTATTTCGGCGTATGTGCCGATCTGAAGGAAATTGTGGAACTGGCTCACAGTCGCGGTGTACCCGTGCTGGTAGACGAGGCTCATGGGGTACTGATCCATTTTCATGAAAAGCTGCCGGTATCCGCAATGGCTGCTGGTGCTGATATGGCTGCAACGAGCGTACACAAGCTGGGCGGTTCGATGACGCAAAGCTCTGTGCTGAACGTGAATGTAAAAAATGGGCATGTAAACCCGCAACGTGTGCAAACCATTATCAGTATGCTCACCACAACATCGACTTCCTATATTTTGCTCGCTTCACTGGACACGTCGCGTCGTAATCTGGCGCTGAATGGTCATGAGATTGCCGAGCGTGCCATCGCATTGGCACAAAAGACGCGTCGCCGGATTAACGAAATCGAAGGGCTGTACTGCTTTGGCGAGGAATTGCTAGGCGGCGAAGCAACCTTCAATTATGATCAGACCAAGCTGACGATCCATATTCGTCATCTGGGCATTACCGGTTATGATGCGGAAAACTGGCTGCGCGATCATTTCAATCTGGAGATCGAGATGAGCGATATGTACAATATCCTCTGTCTGGTAACGCCGGGTGATACAGAGGATAGCGTAGAGACGCTGGTACAAGCACTGACAGCAATGTCTGCCGAGTTCCACGGTTCCGGTCGCGAGATCAAGGAATTGGTCGTGAAGATTCCAGAGATTCCGCTACTGGCAATTACGCCACGCGATGCGTTCTATGGCGATACCGAAACGATTCCGCTGGCAGAAGCTGCCGAGCGTATTATTGCCGAGTTTATTTATGTATATCCGCCGGGCATTCCGATTCTGCTGCCGGGCGAGGTCATTTCGCAGGAAAATATCGACTATATTACAGATCATGTAAAAGTCGGATTGCCAGTGAAAGGTCCTGAGGATCGCACAGTGCGTAATGTAAAAGTAATCGTGGAGGCGGATGCGATTATTTAA
- a CDS encoding DUF1292 domain-containing protein: protein MSDKHVHDENCNHDHDHDHEHEEYVLTLTDEEGNDVEMVMVETFDVGEKLYALLLERGNPEADGYIMRLEEEEDGMVLANIEDEAEWKAVEQAYEELVAQSEEG from the coding sequence ATGAGCGACAAGCATGTACATGATGAGAATTGCAACCATGATCACGATCATGACCACGAGCATGAAGAGTACGTCCTGACCCTGACCGACGAAGAAGGCAACGATGTCGAGATGGTAATGGTCGAAACATTCGACGTAGGCGAAAAGCTGTACGCCCTGCTGCTGGAACGCGGTAACCCTGAAGCAGACGGCTACATCATGCGTCTTGAAGAAGAAGAAGACGGTATGGTTCTGGCAAACATCGAAGATGAAGCCGAATGGAAAGCCGTAGAACAAGCCTACGAAGAACTGGTAGCCCAGTCCGAAGAAGGTTAA
- a CDS encoding copper amine oxidase has protein sequence MKWKTIAALTLTFFLMGSSVLFADAAYQQVRVWINGNEVDGGSYIIDGKTYVPLREIDGLVDFDNEAKTVKLYKPNVHIFLFKGDTAFGNVNKGKVKFNVFTQVDNLSTDISAVKVAITDPSGSEKDIQSQNISQQKDNFWFRTYDFTYNFATTGQYTVGFYMKKSGASDYTLVSQKVITALN, from the coding sequence ATGAAATGGAAAACAATAGCAGCCCTCACCCTGACTTTCTTTTTGATGGGAAGCTCGGTGCTGTTCGCGGATGCCGCCTATCAGCAGGTTCGCGTCTGGATCAATGGCAATGAAGTGGATGGAGGCTCCTATATCATTGACGGCAAAACCTATGTGCCGTTGCGTGAAATCGACGGTTTAGTCGATTTTGACAATGAAGCCAAAACCGTCAAGCTGTATAAGCCGAACGTACATATCTTTTTATTCAAGGGAGATACCGCTTTCGGTAATGTAAACAAAGGAAAAGTAAAATTTAACGTGTTTACTCAGGTGGACAATCTGAGCACGGATATTTCTGCCGTGAAGGTAGCGATTACCGACCCTTCCGGTAGCGAGAAAGACATCCAGAGTCAAAACATCTCCCAGCAGAAAGACAACTTCTGGTTCCGAACCTACGATTTTACGTATAACTTCGCAACGACAGGGCAATATACCGTTGGCTTTTATATGAAAAAATCCGGTGCCAGCGACTACACACTTGTTTCCCAAAAAGTCATCACTGCGCTTAACTAA
- a CDS encoding MBL fold metallo-hydrolase: MTITLQMLGTGNAFAKKYYNNNALVHADDYTLMIDCGITAPIALHELGKEITDIDSILISHIHGDHVGGLEEIGFRGHFVHQRKPVLYIASPLIRPLWDNTLSGGMSQDGIERIEDVFDVKPLVAEHPVQLSPGLKIELIQTPHIDGKNSYSVLINDTTFYSADMKFQPQLLEHLVYERGVRTILHDCQLYPPGIVHTTLDELLSLPQDVRATIKLMHYNDTKDDFVGKTAEMEFIEQHKVYTFPQ; the protein is encoded by the coding sequence ATGACAATTACACTACAGATGCTAGGAACCGGCAATGCGTTTGCCAAGAAATATTACAATAACAATGCGCTTGTCCATGCGGACGATTATACGCTAATGATTGACTGCGGCATTACAGCACCGATAGCGCTACATGAACTGGGCAAGGAGATTACGGACATTGATAGTATTCTGATTTCGCATATTCACGGTGATCATGTCGGTGGCTTGGAGGAGATCGGATTTCGGGGGCATTTTGTGCATCAACGCAAGCCAGTATTGTACATCGCCAGCCCTTTGATTCGTCCACTCTGGGACAATACACTGAGCGGCGGTATGAGTCAGGACGGTATTGAGCGCATTGAGGATGTATTTGATGTGAAGCCACTCGTTGCTGAACATCCGGTGCAGCTATCGCCCGGTTTGAAGATTGAGCTGATCCAGACTCCGCATATCGATGGTAAGAACAGCTACTCCGTGCTGATCAACGATACGACCTTTTACAGCGCTGATATGAAGTTTCAGCCGCAGCTGCTGGAGCATCTTGTTTATGAACGCGGGGTACGCACCATCCTGCACGATTGCCAGCTCTATCCACCGGGCATCGTACACACGACGTTGGACGAGCTACTCAGTCTGCCACAGGATGTTCGTGCTACAATCAAGCTAATGCACTATAACGATACTAAGGACGATTTTGTCGGTAAAACGGCTGAAATGGAGTTTATCGAACAGCACAAAGTATATACATTTCCACAATAA